The Ornithinimicrobium faecis genome includes a window with the following:
- a CDS encoding XRE family transcriptional regulator, translating into MPDATPPDSSSPDLRAAIGHRIRTLRTRRDIPLSALAAATHLGKGTLSELERGQRNPTLDTLFAIATALSVPLSDLLATTPDSGVGARVSAGDGAGVSAGDGARVSAGPTAHGQNVDAELLGRWEDGAEIVETYRMTIGAGRRQSQPHAVGVLESITVISGTVVVGTHATPTQLSNGQSHTFAGDTEHFYEGITARSSTVLVMRYPT; encoded by the coding sequence GTGCCCGACGCAACGCCACCAGATTCCTCGTCTCCCGATCTGCGGGCCGCGATCGGGCACCGGATCAGGACGCTGCGCACCCGCCGGGACATCCCGTTGAGCGCGCTGGCCGCCGCCACCCACCTCGGCAAGGGCACGCTGTCCGAGCTCGAGCGTGGTCAGCGCAACCCGACCCTCGACACCCTCTTTGCGATCGCCACCGCCCTGTCCGTGCCGCTGAGCGACCTGCTGGCGACCACACCCGACAGCGGAGTCGGTGCCCGTGTCAGTGCCGGGGACGGTGCCGGTGTCAGTGCCGGGGACGGTGCCCGTGTCAGTGCCGGCCCCACTGCCCACGGCCAGAACGTCGACGCCGAGCTGCTCGGGCGGTGGGAGGACGGGGCCGAGATCGTCGAGACCTATCGGATGACGATCGGGGCGGGGCGCCGTCAGTCCCAGCCACACGCAGTGGGAGTGCTGGAGAGCATCACAGTGATCAGCGGCACCGTCGTGGTGGGGACTCACGCCACCCCCACGCAGTTGTCCAACGGCCAGAGCCACACGTTTGCCGGGGACACGGAGCACTTCTATGAGGGGATCACGGCGCGCAGCAGCACCGTCCTGGTGATGCGCTATCCCACCTGA
- a CDS encoding MFS transporter: protein MRLGAAFQRLWFGNAFGNLADGLAFVTIPLVAVALTSSPALIAGLATAYSLTRLLVTVPIGVYVDRLDRRTLMWTANLLRGLALVALAGLLFVGQPSIWVLYAVYCFVGIMENVADNAAVAILPDLVAEDQLDSANSHISSVQLIADEFAGPPLGGLLFGIAAGLAVITTGSLYCLAALAFLLLPRKGPGPDVDLEEPRPGLWAEAVEGLRWMAGHAQIRTLAGIGALANFAYMVPFSILVLFALERLHLSAAGYGVLLAVSSLGGLVGAAVAASVRRRLGYRFTMALSMVLGSATLLGLGFTTNPVVAGLLLALYILHATVYSIAATSLRQRLVPAHLRGRTYAGSRVLSLTGLALGGAVGGVLAETLSLAAPLFAGGIAFAVAAVWATSLKVDGPAPPEA from the coding sequence GTGCGATTAGGGGCTGCGTTCCAGCGACTGTGGTTCGGCAACGCCTTTGGCAACCTGGCTGACGGTCTGGCGTTCGTCACGATCCCCCTGGTGGCCGTCGCGCTGACGTCGAGCCCTGCGCTGATCGCTGGGCTCGCGACGGCCTATTCGTTGACCAGGCTCCTGGTGACCGTGCCCATCGGGGTGTATGTCGACCGCCTGGACCGGCGCACGCTGATGTGGACCGCAAACCTGCTGCGCGGGCTCGCTCTGGTGGCGTTGGCCGGGCTGCTCTTCGTCGGTCAACCCTCGATCTGGGTCCTCTATGCGGTGTATTGCTTCGTCGGCATCATGGAGAACGTCGCGGACAATGCTGCGGTCGCGATCCTGCCCGATCTCGTGGCCGAGGATCAGCTGGACAGCGCCAACAGTCACATCTCGAGCGTGCAACTGATCGCCGACGAGTTCGCCGGGCCGCCCCTGGGTGGCCTGCTGTTCGGCATCGCCGCCGGGCTGGCCGTGATCACGACCGGCTCGCTGTATTGCCTGGCTGCTCTTGCCTTCCTGCTCCTGCCGCGCAAGGGCCCCGGCCCCGACGTGGACCTCGAGGAGCCACGACCTGGCCTGTGGGCGGAGGCCGTGGAGGGCTTGCGCTGGATGGCGGGGCACGCACAGATCCGGACCCTCGCCGGCATCGGAGCACTGGCGAACTTCGCCTACATGGTGCCCTTCTCGATCCTCGTGCTGTTCGCCCTGGAGCGGTTGCACCTCAGCGCCGCTGGATACGGCGTCCTGCTCGCCGTCAGCTCCCTCGGCGGTTTGGTCGGTGCTGCCGTGGCTGCCTCGGTGCGACGCCGGCTCGGATATCGCTTCACGATGGCGCTCAGCATGGTGCTCGGGTCGGCCACCCTGCTGGGTCTGGGGTTCACCACCAACCCTGTGGTGGCCGGCCTCCTGCTCGCGCTCTACATCCTGCACGCGACCGTCTACAGCATTGCCGCCACCTCACTGCGGCAGCGCCTCGTCCCGGCTCACCTGCGCGGCCGGACGTATGCCGGGTCCCGCGTGCTGTCCCTGACCGGCCTGGCCCTGGGCGGTGCCGTCGGGGGCGTGCTGGCCGAGACGCTCTCGCTGGCGGCCCCGCTGTTCGCCGGCGGGATCGCCTTCGCCGTCGCGGCCGTGTGGGCGACCTCCCTCAAGGTCGACGGCCCGGCGCCGCCTGAGGCGTAA
- a CDS encoding Gfo/Idh/MocA family protein produces MTISTALVGFGLGGRIFHAPFLAADPDFTIAAIVTSDPERAEAARAEHPGARIVPDLDTLLGLAPELDLQLGVVSTPPVRHAEQASALLEAGFHVVVDKPLTVTAEEGHALLALAERVGRTVIPFQNRRWDGDFRTLRELVETGQLGEVRRLESRFERWKPTETKAWKAGATGTGVGVLYDLGVHLIDQAVHLLGPVEDLYAEVRALRPGQGADDDTFVALQHAGGAISHLWMSAVAPQQGPRFRVLGDRAGFTAYGLDPLEGQLVAGARPGQEGFGQREQDRDALVGVHGEDERRVPLLPGDYGAFYRGVAQTLTTGAQPPVDPRDSLAVIELIERIHRDAGQAQVG; encoded by the coding sequence ATGACCATCAGCACAGCTCTGGTCGGCTTCGGGCTCGGTGGGCGCATCTTCCACGCGCCCTTCCTGGCGGCCGACCCAGACTTCACCATCGCGGCCATCGTCACCAGCGACCCGGAGCGGGCCGAGGCGGCGCGCGCCGAGCACCCGGGGGCGCGGATCGTCCCGGATCTCGACACTCTGCTGGGGCTGGCCCCGGAGCTCGATCTGCAGCTCGGGGTCGTCTCCACGCCGCCGGTGCGGCACGCGGAGCAGGCGAGCGCGCTGCTGGAGGCTGGCTTCCACGTCGTCGTCGACAAGCCGCTCACCGTCACCGCCGAGGAGGGCCACGCCCTGCTCGCCCTCGCCGAGCGGGTGGGACGCACCGTCATCCCCTTCCAGAATCGCCGCTGGGACGGTGACTTCCGCACCCTGCGTGAGCTGGTGGAGACGGGACAACTCGGCGAGGTCCGACGGCTGGAGTCGCGCTTCGAGCGGTGGAAGCCCACCGAGACCAAGGCCTGGAAGGCGGGGGCCACGGGCACCGGGGTGGGCGTGCTCTATGACCTGGGGGTGCACCTGATCGACCAGGCGGTCCACCTCCTCGGTCCGGTCGAGGATCTGTATGCCGAGGTGCGGGCCCTGCGTCCCGGTCAGGGGGCCGATGACGACACCTTTGTCGCACTGCAGCACGCCGGTGGCGCGATCTCGCACCTGTGGATGAGTGCGGTTGCCCCGCAACAGGGCCCACGCTTTCGGGTGCTGGGAGACCGGGCCGGCTTCACGGCATACGGATTGGACCCGCTGGAGGGGCAACTCGTCGCGGGCGCACGGCCGGGCCAGGAGGGGTTCGGCCAGCGCGAGCAGGACCGCGACGCCCTCGTGGGGGTGCACGGAGAGGACGAGCGGCGCGTCCCGTTGCTGCCGGGCGACTACGGCGCCTTCTATCGCGGCGTGGCACAGACGCTGACCACCGGTGCGCAACCCCCCGTCGACCCGCGCGACAGCCTGGCGGTCATCGAGCTCATCGAGCGGATCCACCGTGACGCCGGGCAGGCTCAGGTGGGATAG
- a CDS encoding pyridoxal phosphate-dependent aminotransferase, producing MTVTRLHGIPGIGVDRMGDRADQEGDDSLLRLENLDTDLRPPAVALDQTRIAVDADAANSYLPFQGSLTLRRAAAAHVGRLSGHTYDPVSECVITAGGLNGILNTLLAVIEPGDEVVLVDPIYAGLVNRVRLAGGVPRFVPLRPTGAGWELDPDELAAAVTQRTAAVLMMSPAMPTGSVLGRPHWEALARALRGHRAWLIYDAAMERIRFDAAERVHPAQVEDLAERTITVGSASKELRMIGWRVGWVVGPESIMADINLVGLTNVVCQVGLAQEAVAAALDAPDADEDVRRAVDTWRERCEVILEQLSGYPVVRPHGGWSLLIDTGQLGLTPAEASERLFERGRVAATAMSGWGPTGSAYLRLVFANEPVERLHDLRSRVEQAWG from the coding sequence ATGACAGTGACCCGCCTGCACGGCATCCCCGGCATCGGTGTGGACCGGATGGGTGACCGGGCCGACCAAGAGGGCGATGACAGCCTGCTGCGCCTGGAGAATCTCGACACCGACCTCCGGCCACCTGCCGTCGCTCTCGACCAGACCCGGATCGCCGTCGACGCGGACGCAGCAAACAGTTACCTGCCGTTCCAGGGCAGCCTGACCCTGCGCCGGGCAGCCGCCGCACACGTGGGCCGACTGTCCGGGCACACCTACGACCCGGTGAGCGAGTGTGTGATCACGGCGGGCGGCCTCAACGGGATCCTCAACACACTTTTGGCCGTCATCGAGCCGGGTGATGAGGTCGTCCTGGTCGACCCGATCTATGCCGGGCTGGTCAACCGGGTCCGGCTCGCCGGGGGAGTGCCGAGGTTTGTGCCGCTCCGGCCGACCGGAGCTGGCTGGGAGCTTGACCCGGACGAGCTGGCCGCCGCTGTCACGCAGCGAACCGCCGCGGTGCTGATGATGTCTCCGGCGATGCCCACCGGCTCGGTCCTCGGGCGCCCCCACTGGGAGGCGCTCGCACGAGCGCTCAGGGGCCATCGGGCGTGGCTCATCTATGACGCCGCGATGGAGCGCATCCGCTTCGATGCGGCCGAGCGGGTCCACCCGGCCCAGGTCGAGGACCTGGCCGAGCGCACGATCACCGTGGGCTCGGCCTCGAAGGAGCTGCGCATGATCGGTTGGCGAGTCGGGTGGGTGGTCGGCCCGGAGAGCATCATGGCGGACATCAACCTCGTGGGTCTCACCAATGTCGTCTGCCAGGTCGGGCTCGCCCAGGAGGCCGTGGCCGCCGCGCTTGATGCTCCCGATGCCGACGAGGATGTCCGTCGAGCCGTGGACACGTGGCGGGAGCGGTGCGAGGTGATCCTGGAACAGCTCTCTGGGTATCCCGTGGTGCGTCCCCACGGTGGGTGGTCACTGTTGATCGACACGGGCCAGCTGGGTCTGACGCCGGCCGAAGCCTCGGAGCGACTCTTCGAGCGGGGACGGGTCGCTGCGACGGCGATGTCCGGCTGGGGGCCGACGGGCAGTGCCTATCTGCGGCTGGTGTTCGCGAACGAGCCGGTGGAGCGTCTGCACGACCTCCGGTCGCGCGTCGAGCAGGCGTGGGGTTAG
- a CDS encoding amidohydrolase, with the protein MTSSPTPDPTLVARARAWRHHLHAHPETAFEEHQTAAYVAAVLEDQGYAVVPGIGGTGIVASLTRGTSDRAVGLRSDMDALPIQEVAGRQHGSVNAGVMHACGHDGHLAMVLGAAAVLAEQDGLDGTVRLILQPAEEPGRGARAMLDDGLLERFPLDVLYGLHNLPGLPAGHLHVRAGGIMASEDNFTIVVHGRGGHAARPEAVVDPLVVGAEIVLALQTVVARNVDPVSPAVVSCTGFETDGARNAIPSTVRISGDTRSFHPQVQELLEARIRALAAGIASAHGASVEVTYTHEFAPTINDPEVTSRAVAAARAALGPARVEANCAPIMPSEDFGVFAHHVPACFALLGNGTEPGHGGTPLHSADYEFNDDILAAGIAFFVQAVRNELSST; encoded by the coding sequence ATGACGTCCTCGCCCACGCCCGACCCGACCCTGGTGGCCCGAGCGCGTGCCTGGCGGCACCACCTCCACGCCCACCCCGAGACGGCCTTCGAGGAGCACCAGACCGCGGCCTACGTCGCCGCGGTCCTGGAGGACCAGGGGTATGCCGTGGTGCCGGGGATCGGTGGCACCGGCATCGTCGCGTCGCTCACCCGAGGGACGTCTGACCGGGCCGTCGGCCTGCGGTCGGACATGGATGCCCTGCCCATCCAGGAGGTGGCCGGACGCCAGCACGGGTCGGTCAACGCCGGGGTCATGCACGCCTGTGGCCACGACGGACACCTGGCGATGGTCCTCGGGGCAGCAGCCGTCCTCGCGGAGCAGGACGGTCTTGACGGGACCGTCCGGCTGATCCTGCAACCGGCCGAGGAGCCGGGACGGGGAGCACGGGCCATGCTCGACGACGGGCTGCTGGAGCGCTTTCCCCTGGACGTCCTCTATGGCCTGCACAACCTGCCCGGACTGCCGGCCGGCCACCTGCACGTGCGGGCGGGCGGCATCATGGCCAGCGAGGACAACTTCACCATCGTCGTCCACGGCCGCGGCGGCCATGCTGCCCGCCCTGAGGCTGTCGTGGACCCCCTAGTCGTTGGAGCCGAGATCGTGCTGGCCCTGCAGACCGTGGTCGCGCGCAACGTCGACCCGGTGTCGCCGGCGGTGGTCTCGTGCACGGGGTTCGAGACTGATGGCGCCCGCAACGCGATCCCCTCGACCGTGCGGATCAGCGGCGACACCCGCAGCTTCCACCCACAGGTCCAGGAACTGCTCGAGGCACGCATCCGCGCCCTGGCGGCCGGCATCGCGTCCGCCCACGGGGCCAGCGTCGAGGTGACCTACACCCACGAGTTCGCGCCCACGATCAATGACCCGGAGGTCACCTCGCGCGCCGTCGCTGCTGCCCGTGCGGCCCTCGGACCCGCCCGCGTCGAGGCCAACTGTGCGCCGATCATGCCGAGCGAGGACTTCGGGGTGTTCGCCCACCACGTGCCGGCCTGCTTCGCCCTGCTGGGCAACGGGACCGAGCCGGGGCACGGCGGCACGCCTCTGCACAGTGCCGACTATGAGTTCAACGACGACATCCTGGCGGCGGGCATCGCCTTCTTCGTCCAGGCCGTGCGCAACGAGCTGTCCAGCACCTGA
- a CDS encoding TetR/AcrR family transcriptional regulator, protein MVEKLLSRSERQARTHEELLDAAQTAFAERGFHATSVAEIALAAGYTKGAVYANFSGKTELFLAVLDRHIRRTREADPAGAADTADQFRRDWGLLTFEALMYAVREDPEMLQEIAERYRQVDQLHAEHLAAGAEDAAAAQDLAIAWAALGEGLMMRHLADPGHITHEVIERVFTRVFPAAGGQAR, encoded by the coding sequence ATGGTGGAGAAGTTGCTGTCCCGGTCCGAACGTCAGGCCCGCACCCACGAGGAGTTGCTCGACGCGGCCCAGACCGCCTTTGCCGAGCGCGGCTTTCACGCCACCTCGGTCGCGGAGATCGCGCTCGCCGCGGGCTACACCAAGGGGGCCGTCTATGCGAACTTCTCCGGCAAGACCGAGCTGTTCCTCGCGGTGCTCGACCGGCACATCCGCCGGACGCGGGAGGCCGACCCCGCCGGTGCCGCGGACACCGCCGACCAGTTCCGCCGCGACTGGGGGCTGCTGACGTTCGAGGCCCTGATGTATGCCGTGCGTGAGGACCCCGAGATGCTCCAGGAGATCGCCGAGCGCTATCGCCAGGTGGACCAGCTGCACGCCGAGCACCTGGCCGCGGGGGCTGAGGATGCTGCTGCGGCGCAGGACCTGGCGATCGCGTGGGCGGCCCTCGGTGAGGGGCTGATGATGCGCCATCTGGCCGACCCGGGGCACATCACCCACGAGGTCATCGAGCGCGTCTTCACCCGCGTCTTCCCCGCAGCAGGAGGGCAGGCCCGATGA
- a CDS encoding hexameric tyrosine-coordinated heme protein: MTATPQEGRELAIMLARKTIGAMQPDAEVRQVLRPGYATSAEALTAAGHVVAVEFATIAAANNYWRDQA, translated from the coding sequence ATGACCGCAACACCCCAGGAGGGTCGTGAGTTGGCCATCATGCTGGCCCGCAAGACGATCGGGGCGATGCAGCCGGATGCCGAGGTCCGCCAGGTCCTGCGGCCCGGTTATGCGACGAGCGCCGAGGCACTGACTGCGGCCGGTCACGTGGTGGCGGTGGAGTTCGCCACGATCGCAGCTGCCAACAACTACTGGCGCGACCAGGCCTGA
- a CDS encoding acyl-CoA dehydrogenase family protein encodes MILDDYRSPWLTEELEDLGTLARTFLERELVPHQARFADQHMVDRDLWRAAGRAGLLCISIPEEHGGGGGTFAHEAVIAIEQARVADDAWSNSVHSTIVAHYLNAFGTSEQKARWLPGMASGELVGAIAMTEPTTGSDLQAIRTRAVRDGDDYVVNGAKTFISNGTHCDLVIMVARTSDEPGGKSLSLIVAETADLPGFERGRVLGKIGQHGQDTRELSFVDMRVPAANLLGGVAGRGFAQLMAQLPQERLIIAVSAAATAEAAVRLAVAYAREREAFGQDLMSFQNTRFVLAECAADALAARTLVDSCLQRHVAGELDSATASLAKFWCTDVQSKVVDRCLQIFGGYGYMSEYPIARMFASARVQKIYGGTNEIMKEMVARSL; translated from the coding sequence ATGATCCTGGATGACTATCGCTCGCCCTGGCTGACCGAGGAGCTGGAGGATCTCGGGACGCTGGCTCGCACGTTCCTGGAGCGGGAGCTTGTGCCGCACCAGGCGCGCTTTGCCGATCAGCACATGGTGGACCGTGACCTCTGGCGAGCCGCTGGCCGGGCAGGCCTGCTGTGCATCAGCATCCCCGAGGAGCACGGCGGCGGTGGCGGCACCTTTGCTCACGAGGCGGTCATCGCCATCGAGCAGGCCCGGGTGGCCGACGATGCGTGGTCTAACTCCGTGCACAGCACGATCGTCGCGCACTATCTCAACGCGTTCGGCACGAGCGAGCAGAAGGCCCGGTGGTTGCCGGGGATGGCCTCCGGTGAGCTCGTCGGGGCCATCGCGATGACCGAGCCGACCACCGGGTCGGACCTGCAGGCCATCCGCACCCGCGCCGTGCGCGACGGCGACGATTATGTGGTCAATGGCGCCAAGACCTTCATCTCCAACGGCACCCACTGCGACCTCGTCATCATGGTCGCGCGCACCAGCGACGAGCCTGGGGGCAAGAGTCTGTCCCTGATCGTGGCCGAGACCGCCGACCTGCCGGGCTTCGAGCGGGGCCGCGTCCTGGGCAAGATCGGTCAGCACGGCCAGGACACCCGTGAGCTGTCCTTTGTCGACATGCGGGTCCCCGCCGCCAACCTGCTCGGCGGGGTCGCGGGGCGAGGGTTTGCCCAGCTCATGGCGCAGCTGCCGCAGGAGCGGCTCATCATCGCGGTGTCCGCGGCAGCGACGGCGGAGGCCGCGGTCCGGCTCGCCGTCGCCTATGCACGAGAGCGCGAGGCGTTCGGGCAGGACCTCATGTCCTTCCAGAACACGCGCTTCGTGCTGGCAGAGTGCGCCGCGGACGCCCTCGCGGCCCGCACCCTGGTGGACAGCTGCCTGCAGCGTCATGTCGCCGGCGAGCTCGACTCAGCGACCGCGTCACTGGCCAAGTTCTGGTGCACAGACGTCCAGAGCAAGGTGGTCGACCGGTGCCTGCAGATTTTCGGTGGCTACGGCTACATGTCCGAATACCCCATCGCCCGGATGTTTGCGTCCGCGCGCGTGCAGAAGATCTATGGCGGCACCAACGAGATCATGAAGGAGATGGTGGCCCGCTCCCTCTGA
- a CDS encoding 4a-hydroxytetrahydrobiopterin dehydratase, which yields MDMLMGEQIAAAHLTDWRKLAQGLHARYVVDDFRAGVRFVAAVGEAGEALGHHPSASIGRGYVDLKLVSDDAIYRDDEGTEHAVQWVTQLDVDLARRITQIAADQQLVADPGSVSHIELGLDTAQSATIAPVWVALLTGNAEDQGRGTPGGDEIRDALGRVPNLWFGEANEQKPPGQRFHLEVYVAPEVAEERIATAVAAGGTIVDDSNAPSLTVIADQDGNTGVLCVDTSAA from the coding sequence ATGGACATGTTGATGGGTGAACAGATTGCCGCAGCTCACCTGACCGACTGGCGCAAACTGGCCCAGGGGCTGCACGCCCGCTACGTAGTCGACGACTTCCGGGCCGGCGTGCGTTTCGTCGCCGCTGTGGGTGAGGCCGGCGAGGCTCTCGGACACCACCCGAGCGCGTCGATCGGTCGGGGCTACGTCGACCTGAAGCTGGTCAGCGACGACGCCATCTACCGCGACGACGAGGGCACGGAGCATGCCGTCCAGTGGGTGACGCAGCTGGATGTTGACCTCGCGCGACGGATCACCCAGATCGCTGCTGACCAGCAGCTCGTCGCCGACCCGGGCTCGGTCAGCCACATCGAGCTCGGCCTCGACACGGCACAGTCCGCGACCATCGCCCCGGTGTGGGTTGCCCTCCTGACCGGCAATGCCGAGGACCAGGGCAGGGGCACCCCCGGGGGCGACGAGATCCGCGACGCCTTGGGTCGGGTGCCCAACCTGTGGTTCGGGGAGGCCAACGAGCAGAAGCCACCGGGTCAGCGGTTCCACCTCGAGGTCTATGTGGCCCCCGAGGTGGCCGAGGAGCGGATCGCGACGGCCGTCGCCGCTGGTGGCACCATCGTCGACGACAGCAACGCCCCCTCACTCACCGTGATTGCCGACCAGGACGGCAACACCGGCGTTCTCTGCGTCGACACCTCCGCTGCGTGA
- a CDS encoding MmcQ/YjbR family DNA-binding protein — MSEDPHPSKVDDADPHLARVRALCLALPDAAEKRSHGSPTFFTRKVFATFGGSRKGDHYSPIARHALLFLPDASEREALVEDERFFVPAYVGPSGWLGLSFHLVGGVDQVDWEEVGELIEMSYRLTAPASLVRELDERSAH; from the coding sequence ATGAGCGAGGACCCCCACCCGAGCAAGGTCGACGACGCCGACCCGCACCTGGCACGCGTGCGCGCCCTCTGTCTGGCGTTGCCCGACGCCGCCGAGAAACGGTCACACGGCAGCCCAACCTTCTTCACCCGCAAGGTTTTTGCGACCTTCGGTGGCTCGCGCAAGGGGGACCACTACTCGCCCATCGCCCGGCACGCCCTGCTCTTCCTGCCCGACGCCTCGGAGCGCGAGGCCCTCGTCGAGGACGAGCGGTTCTTTGTGCCGGCCTATGTCGGGCCATCGGGCTGGCTGGGCCTCAGTTTCCACCTCGTGGGCGGGGTCGATCAGGTGGACTGGGAGGAGGTCGGCGAGCTCATCGAGATGTCCTATCGACTCACCGCACCGGCCAGCCTCGTCCGCGAGCTGGACGAGCGAAGCGCGCACTGA
- a CDS encoding MFS transporter, protein MSALRIFTPLRSPGLRRLWPGQVAALFAAEIHLVVIAWLALELTGSGFALGAVLGVGLLPRIVFTLVGGVAADRLGHRRILVWCNAIRAVIVGALALATVLEMVQVWHLYVVALLLGSISSFYAPAIYSSVPRECPPEDLRAGNALMRGTAEAAGVIGPVAGGALVALVGTGWAMWGTAGLYAVACLTMALLLRAGGWVRPGVPVGAPVAGEATGSTPRRRQLVHDLRDGFATVRNDGFLVRVLILLAVAAVALSGPITVGIPWLAREEFGVSASAFGVLLAMWTAGSLLGVLAAGSSERLPSWRTLMTVLTLVMTVSLATLGLVRELPVAAVCLLLMGAAAGAFNIVLVTWLQERTSPERLGRMMSLAELAELVASPASYLAAGLMLDISVLAMFLGASVVFLIGALAVLLAGQPQPHPAEGHRRQEGEPRHTRSAVPDP, encoded by the coding sequence ATGTCTGCGCTCCGCATCTTCACGCCCCTGCGCTCCCCTGGGCTGCGCCGGCTCTGGCCGGGCCAGGTCGCGGCGCTGTTCGCGGCCGAGATCCACCTGGTGGTCATTGCCTGGCTGGCGCTCGAGCTCACCGGTTCCGGCTTCGCCCTGGGGGCGGTGCTGGGGGTCGGCCTGCTGCCCCGCATCGTCTTCACACTCGTCGGCGGAGTCGCCGCCGACCGGCTCGGCCACCGCCGGATCCTGGTCTGGTGCAATGCGATCCGTGCCGTGATCGTCGGCGCGCTGGCACTGGCCACCGTCCTCGAGATGGTCCAGGTGTGGCACCTGTATGTCGTGGCGCTGCTGCTGGGGTCGATCAGCTCGTTCTATGCCCCGGCCATCTATTCATCGGTGCCGCGTGAGTGCCCTCCCGAGGACCTGCGGGCCGGCAACGCGCTGATGCGCGGGACGGCCGAGGCGGCCGGCGTGATCGGCCCGGTGGCCGGTGGTGCGCTGGTTGCCCTCGTGGGGACCGGCTGGGCGATGTGGGGCACTGCCGGGCTGTATGCCGTGGCGTGCCTGACCATGGCCCTCCTGCTGCGCGCCGGTGGCTGGGTCCGCCCCGGGGTCCCCGTGGGAGCGCCTGTCGCCGGCGAAGCCACCGGGTCAACTCCGCGGCGACGCCAGCTCGTGCACGACCTGCGGGACGGCTTCGCGACCGTGCGCAACGACGGCTTCCTGGTGCGTGTGCTGATCCTCCTGGCGGTGGCGGCCGTGGCCCTGTCCGGTCCGATCACGGTCGGCATCCCGTGGCTGGCGCGCGAGGAGTTCGGCGTGAGCGCCTCGGCCTTCGGCGTGCTGCTGGCCATGTGGACCGCAGGGTCCCTGCTGGGGGTGCTGGCTGCCGGATCGAGCGAGCGCCTGCCCTCCTGGCGCACCCTGATGACCGTCCTGACGCTGGTGATGACGGTCAGCCTGGCCACGCTGGGCCTCGTGCGTGAGCTGCCGGTGGCCGCCGTCTGCCTGCTGCTGATGGGTGCGGCTGCCGGTGCCTTCAACATCGTGCTGGTCACCTGGCTGCAGGAGCGCACCAGCCCCGAGCGCCTGGGCCGGATGATGAGCTTGGCAGAGCTGGCCGAGTTGGTCGCGTCCCCCGCGTCCTACCTGGCGGCCGGGCTGATGCTGGACATCTCGGTGCTCGCGATGTTCCTCGGCGCGTCCGTCGTCTTTCTCATCGGTGCCTTGGCGGTCCTCCTCGCGGGGCAACCCCAGCCGCACCCTGCTGAGGGGCACCGACGTCAGGAAGGTGAGCCTCGGCATACGAGGTCTGCCGTTCCTGATCCGTGA